Proteins from one Deinococcus sp. AB2017081 genomic window:
- the pyrE gene encoding orotate phosphoribosyltransferase has product MDVLKLYQEAGAYHEGHFLLASGRHSPKFLQSTTLLQYPHLTGQVGEALAQTITDAGLSADFVIGPAMGGVVLAYEVGRHLNTRAIFAEKDGQGGMKIREAFSIGEGETFIAVEDVLTTGGSVLKAVLAAEKAGGQCAAIACIVDRRAQDGPLGGYPLVSLTRLVFDTYPPDAVPAWLAEIPLQEI; this is encoded by the coding sequence ATGGACGTCCTCAAGCTCTACCAGGAAGCCGGCGCGTATCACGAGGGGCACTTCCTGCTCGCCAGCGGGCGGCACAGCCCCAAGTTCCTGCAGTCCACCACCCTGCTCCAGTACCCACACCTGACCGGTCAGGTCGGGGAGGCCCTGGCGCAAACGATCACGGATGCCGGCCTGAGCGCCGATTTCGTCATCGGCCCGGCCATGGGCGGCGTCGTCCTGGCCTACGAGGTCGGCCGCCACCTGAACACCCGCGCCATCTTTGCCGAGAAGGACGGCCAGGGCGGCATGAAGATCCGCGAGGCCTTCAGCATCGGGGAAGGGGAGACCTTCATCGCCGTCGAGGACGTGCTGACCACCGGGGGCAGCGTCCTGAAAGCCGTCCTGGCCGCCGAGAAGGCCGGCGGGCAGTGCGCCGCCATCGCGTGCATCGTCGACCGGCGGGCACAGGACGGGCCGCTGGGGGGGTATCCGCTGGTGTCGCTGACGCGGCTGGTGTTCGATACGTATCCTCCCGATGCCGTGCCGGCGTGGCTGGCGGAGATTCCGTTGCAGGAAATCTGA
- a CDS encoding helix-turn-helix domain-containing protein, whose protein sequence is MESVPFPGAVVVRVRRQLLGIGVEELAAEAGLDAALLQMLERGEYDPRSLHPKARAVLERRLDITL, encoded by the coding sequence ATGGAGTCGGTGCCGTTTCCGGGGGCAGTGGTGGTGCGGGTGCGTCGGCAGCTGCTGGGCATCGGGGTGGAGGAACTGGCGGCCGAGGCGGGGCTGGACGCGGCGCTCCTCCAGATGCTCGAACGCGGGGAGTACGATCCGCGCAGCCTGCACCCGAAGGCGCGGGCCGTGCTGGAACGTCGGCTGGACATCACGCTGTAG
- a CDS encoding GNAT family N-acetyltransferase → MTTASGLVIRETTDADIPAMARIMSEVNPAHQWTPESLAHEISFLQAHPLGLHLAQWIVEEAGEPVATAAVLQFAGMYHQDRYHAEIMVLPAAERHGIGTRLADTVAAHLRGRGAREVLAGAYEHQPHALAFLARRGFTEAMRFYDNVLELTDFDLGQWAGHERVPDGVRVLSYPQLEAELGPDAALHAFHAGFAEAREDVPRTGDATELTLDDFRKRFENPALFPEGLLLAVTDMGEVVAVSELWRADGNATRLNTGLTGTRRAWRRRGLALALKLAAIRVALAAGVTEIWTGNATTNAPMLAINDRLGFRPRPAFVEMKWGGV, encoded by the coding sequence ATGACGACCGCGTCCGGTCTGGTCATCCGCGAGACGACGGATGCCGACATTCCTGCCATGGCCCGGATCATGAGCGAGGTCAACCCCGCCCACCAGTGGACGCCGGAGTCCCTGGCGCACGAGATCTCGTTTCTCCAGGCGCATCCGCTGGGCCTGCATCTGGCGCAGTGGATCGTCGAGGAGGCCGGCGAGCCGGTCGCCACGGCGGCTGTCCTGCAATTTGCCGGCATGTACCACCAGGATCGCTACCACGCCGAGATCATGGTGCTGCCGGCCGCCGAACGTCACGGCATCGGCACCCGGCTGGCGGACACGGTGGCGGCCCACCTGCGCGGACGCGGGGCCCGTGAGGTGCTGGCCGGGGCCTATGAGCACCAGCCGCACGCACTGGCCTTTCTGGCCCGGCGCGGCTTCACCGAGGCCATGCGCTTCTACGACAACGTGCTGGAGCTGACGGACTTCGACCTGGGCCAGTGGGCCGGGCACGAGCGCGTGCCGGACGGTGTGCGCGTGCTGTCGTATCCGCAGCTGGAGGCGGAACTCGGCCCGGACGCCGCTCTGCACGCCTTCCATGCCGGTTTTGCCGAGGCCCGCGAGGATGTGCCCCGCACTGGTGACGCGACAGAACTGACCCTGGACGACTTCCGCAAACGCTTCGAGAACCCGGCCCTGTTTCCTGAAGGTCTGCTGCTGGCCGTCACCGACATGGGTGAGGTCGTGGCCGTCTCGGAACTGTGGCGGGCCGACGGCAACGCCACGCGGCTCAACACCGGGCTGACCGGCACCCGCCGGGCGTGGCGGCGCCGGGGGCTGGCACTGGCGCTGAAGCTCGCCGCGATCCGCGTGGCCCTGGCCGCCGGCGTGACCGAGATCTGGACGGGGAACGCCACCACGAACGCGCCCATGCTGGCGATCAACGACCGCCTGGGCTTCCGCCCGCGCCCCGCGTTCGTCGAGATGAAGTGGGGCGGCGTGTGA
- the cmk gene encoding (d)CMP kinase, translating into MIVTIDGIAASGKSSVSSGVARALGIPYLSSGLLYRAATLLGLDSGADLNDEAAVLAALHAHPVRLEPLAEGNRVWQGTRDLTDDLHSSTVDHGVSVVAVLPGVRAWVNDQLRQVPPPFVAEGRDMGTNVFPHAPAKFYLTASPRVRAQRRAKERPEDVDAIEAALIRRDELDHVQSAPAVDAHVIDTGPLDLEGVIGAILTGVAADR; encoded by the coding sequence CTGATCGTCACCATCGACGGGATTGCTGCCAGCGGCAAGTCCAGCGTGTCCAGCGGTGTCGCCCGCGCGCTGGGCATTCCGTACCTGAGCAGCGGTCTGCTCTACCGCGCCGCCACCCTGCTGGGGCTGGACAGCGGGGCCGACCTCAACGACGAGGCCGCCGTCCTGGCCGCGCTGCACGCCCATCCGGTGCGCCTGGAGCCGCTGGCCGAGGGCAACCGCGTGTGGCAGGGCACACGCGACCTGACCGATGACCTGCATTCCAGCACCGTCGATCACGGCGTCAGCGTCGTGGCCGTGCTGCCCGGCGTGCGGGCGTGGGTGAACGACCAGCTGCGGCAGGTGCCCCCGCCTTTCGTCGCCGAGGGGCGCGACATGGGCACGAACGTCTTTCCACACGCGCCCGCCAAGTTCTACCTGACCGCCAGCCCCCGTGTCCGCGCCCAGCGCCGCGCGAAAGAGCGCCCAGAGGACGTGGACGCCATCGAGGCCGCCCTGATCCGCCGCGACGAGCTGGATCACGTCCAGAGTGCCCCCGCCGTGGATGCCCACGTCATCGACACCGGGCCGCTGGATCTGGAGGGAGTGATCGGAGCGATCCTGACTGGAGTGGCGGCGGATCGATAG
- a CDS encoding ABC transporter ATP-binding protein yields MTTTSPAPHATRERTFALSKRLFVYKPGLFAFNLLMWSMIHASPALLTLAVSRLFQGLENAEALKVAGQPLDPAIAAAWVAVGWFALVRTSRIGIFYGGFRAWIELWYTLDALVRRNLMGYLLTAPKSRRLPDTPAEAVSRFRDDVDDVAGYTEVWVDGAGFVLYSAVAITLMAQVDPLITLLVCAPLLLMVAFVQRLSPTIRTYRRRMREATARVTDFIGETFNAVSAVKLAAREDGMVAHLKTLGETRRHAALRDVLLTELIRGVNTNMVNLAVGLVLLLGANKVRGGALDVADFVLFIGLLPRLTGSMGFFGDAIARHRRTGVSYERMTRLLQDAPDTTIVEHHDAFLTREPTAPPAAPPALPLEQLRVQGLTATHPSGLGVTDATFTVRRGEFVVVTGRIGSGKSTLLRALLGLIPSQGGSVQWNGQRVDDPATFLVPPRSAYTAQLPGLFSDTLRENVLSGSDEHRLGRAVRLAVLEPDLNQLPQGLDTPVGARGVKLSGGQVQRTAVARMLARDADLLVFDDVSSALDARTEAQLWDGLFTETDATCLVVSHRRAALTRADRILLMQHGRIVDEGTLEELLERSAEMRALWAEEVV; encoded by the coding sequence ATGACGACCACCTCACCCGCCCCCCACGCGACCCGCGAGCGCACCTTCGCGCTGTCGAAACGTCTGTTCGTCTATAAACCGGGCCTGTTCGCCTTCAACCTGCTGATGTGGAGCATGATCCACGCCTCGCCCGCGCTGCTGACACTGGCGGTGAGCCGGCTGTTTCAGGGGCTGGAGAACGCCGAGGCGCTGAAGGTCGCCGGGCAGCCGCTCGACCCGGCCATCGCCGCCGCGTGGGTCGCGGTCGGGTGGTTCGCGCTGGTGCGGACGAGCCGCATCGGCATCTTCTACGGCGGCTTCCGGGCGTGGATCGAGCTGTGGTACACGCTGGACGCCCTGGTGCGCCGCAACCTGATGGGCTACCTGCTGACCGCGCCAAAATCCCGCCGCCTGCCCGACACCCCCGCCGAGGCGGTCAGCCGCTTCCGCGACGACGTGGACGACGTGGCGGGGTACACCGAGGTGTGGGTGGACGGCGCGGGCTTCGTGCTGTACTCGGCCGTGGCGATCACGCTGATGGCGCAGGTCGATCCGCTGATCACGCTGCTGGTATGCGCCCCGCTGCTGCTGATGGTCGCCTTCGTGCAGCGCCTCTCGCCCACCATCCGCACGTACCGCCGCCGCATGCGCGAGGCGACCGCCCGCGTGACCGACTTCATCGGTGAGACCTTCAACGCCGTGAGCGCCGTGAAACTCGCCGCCCGCGAGGACGGCATGGTCGCGCATCTGAAGACCCTCGGTGAAACCCGCCGCCACGCCGCCCTGCGCGACGTCCTGCTGACCGAACTGATCCGGGGCGTGAACACCAACATGGTGAATCTCGCCGTGGGGCTGGTGCTGCTGCTGGGCGCGAACAAGGTGCGCGGCGGGGCGCTGGACGTCGCCGACTTCGTGCTCTTCATCGGCCTGCTGCCGCGCCTGACCGGGAGCATGGGCTTCTTCGGCGACGCGATCGCCCGCCACCGCCGCACCGGCGTGAGCTACGAGCGTATGACCCGCCTGCTTCAGGACGCGCCGGACACGACGATCGTCGAGCACCACGACGCCTTCCTGACCCGCGAGCCCACCGCGCCCCCCGCCGCCCCGCCCGCTCTGCCGCTGGAGCAACTGCGCGTGCAGGGCCTGACCGCCACGCATCCCAGCGGCCTGGGGGTCACGGACGCCACCTTTACCGTCCGGCGTGGCGAGTTCGTGGTCGTCACCGGGCGCATCGGCAGCGGCAAGAGCACCCTGCTGCGGGCGCTGCTGGGCCTGATCCCGAGCCAGGGCGGCAGCGTGCAGTGGAACGGCCAGCGCGTGGACGATCCGGCGACCTTCCTCGTGCCGCCGCGCAGCGCCTACACCGCTCAGCTGCCGGGCCTGTTCAGCGACACCCTGCGCGAGAACGTCCTGAGCGGCAGCGATGAACATCGCCTGGGCCGCGCCGTCCGGCTGGCCGTGCTGGAACCCGACCTGAACCAGCTCCCGCAGGGCCTGGACACGCCCGTGGGGGCACGCGGCGTCAAGCTGTCCGGCGGGCAGGTGCAGCGCACGGCGGTCGCCCGCATGTTGGCGCGGGACGCCGACCTGCTGGTCTTCGACGACGTGTCGAGCGCCCTGGACGCCCGCACCGAGGCCCAGCTGTGGGACGGCCTGTTCACCGAGACCGACGCCACGTGCCTGGTCGTGTCACACCGCCGCGCCGCCCTGACCCGCGCCGACCGCATCCTGCTCATGCAGCACGGCCGGATCGTGGACGAGGGCACGCTGGAGGAACTGCTGGAACGCAGCGCCGAGATGCGGGCGCTGTGGGCGGAGGAGGTGGTGTGA
- a CDS encoding GNAT family N-acetyltransferase — MPIFSRHVLESRKFRMITVRPVQEHEWEAAARAYSAAHPHEPVSGTDLRRRQDEQRGWGYTAATLVALDGPEVVGMGAYFQNPGAYHPRRFVLDLGVVPERQHQGAGGALWAAIEADLRGRGAESIRVLAREDHRTAPGFLTRRGFTGGKRYFTSALDVGAFDPGPFATLRPRLEARGVRIVSLTDLRAARTPDLPARLHALMSDVRTDVPRSEPATPLSFQVFDEAVLGDPGLLPDAYVVAAHGDDFIGQTVLFASEVSDALYTGLTGVTRAWRGQGVATVLKLAAIDVARAHGAPTIRTDNASDNAPMLAINDRLGFVRDPASVSYLRAF, encoded by the coding sequence GTGCCGATCTTCTCACGGCATGTCCTGGAATCGCGTAAGTTCCGTATGATCACGGTGCGGCCGGTGCAGGAGCACGAGTGGGAGGCGGCGGCCCGCGCGTACTCGGCCGCGCACCCGCACGAGCCCGTCAGCGGCACCGACCTGCGCCGACGCCAGGACGAGCAGCGCGGCTGGGGGTATACGGCCGCCACCCTGGTCGCGCTCGACGGCCCGGAGGTCGTCGGTATGGGTGCGTACTTCCAGAATCCCGGTGCGTACCATCCGCGCCGCTTCGTGCTCGATCTGGGCGTGGTTCCGGAGCGGCAGCATCAGGGGGCGGGGGGGGCGCTGTGGGCCGCCATCGAGGCCGATCTGCGGGGGCGCGGCGCGGAGTCCATCCGTGTGCTGGCCCGCGAGGATCACCGCACCGCGCCGGGCTTTCTGACCCGGCGCGGCTTCACGGGGGGCAAGCGCTACTTCACCAGCGCGCTGGACGTGGGGGCCTTCGACCCGGGGCCCTTCGCCACGCTGCGGCCCCGGCTGGAGGCCAGGGGCGTCCGGATCGTCAGCCTGACCGACCTCCGCGCCGCCCGCACACCGGATCTGCCTGCCCGCCTGCACGCCCTGATGAGCGACGTGCGCACGGACGTGCCGCGCAGCGAGCCCGCCACCCCGCTGTCCTTCCAGGTGTTCGACGAGGCCGTGCTGGGTGATCCGGGGCTGCTGCCGGACGCCTATGTGGTCGCTGCACACGGCGACGACTTCATCGGGCAGACCGTGCTGTTCGCGTCGGAGGTCAGCGACGCGCTGTACACCGGCCTCACCGGTGTGACCCGCGCGTGGCGCGGTCAGGGTGTGGCGACCGTGCTCAAGCTCGCGGCCATCGACGTGGCCCGGGCGCACGGCGCCCCCACCATCCGCACCGACAATGCCAGCGACAATGCCCCCATGCTCGCCATCAACGACCGCCTGGGCTTCGTGCGCGACCCCGCCAGCGTCAGCTACCTGAGGGCCTTCTGA
- a CDS encoding ABC transporter ATP-binding protein yields the protein MADVSPSPSTRSSTLGVLRTYLGPLKWQVMGLAALLLSAVGLNLLLPQLLARFVDNAKLGGAADPGLLVRLAGIYIGLAVGVQLLNASATFVGARVGWTATNRLRADLMAHLLSLDMREHKERTPGEMIERIDGDVTALSNFFSQFAVRVFGAALLLTGALFMFYRVDWRVGLGVTAFTLITLVAMNAVRKLGVEPTRQEREASAKLFGFVEERLSGLDDIRALGTGGHHLNAFLRTQREFFTRSIRSWRRRSVVWQLSMMLFAAGYVGVLVAAVGLYAAGQITLGTAFLMYQYMSMVEEPIDQLTQQLQELQKAGASLGRVGEILALRSGIVDGTQTLPAGPLGIDFEDVSFTYTPDDPEARGVLHGVSFHLPAGQTVGLLGRTGSGKTTLTRLVSRLYDATGGHVTLGGVDVRDVPLKTLRRRVAVVTQDVQLFQASVRDNLSFFDPTIPDDRVEAALREVGLDTWLARLEQGVHTPLPTGSLSAGEAQLLAFARVMLLDPAVIILDEPSSRLDPATEGLLTAAMTRLLAGRTAIIIAHRLDTVARADRILVLGGGLVLEDGERAQLARDPRSHYAELLRAGVLDDAEGVLA from the coding sequence ATGGCCGACGTCTCCCCTTCACCGTCCACGCGAAGTTCCACGCTGGGCGTCCTGCGCACCTACCTGGGGCCGCTGAAATGGCAGGTAATGGGGCTGGCCGCGCTGCTGCTGTCGGCCGTGGGCCTGAACCTGCTGCTGCCGCAGCTGCTGGCCCGCTTCGTGGACAACGCCAAGCTGGGCGGCGCGGCTGACCCTGGCCTGCTGGTGCGGCTCGCCGGCATCTATATCGGGCTGGCCGTGGGCGTGCAGCTCCTGAACGCCAGCGCGACCTTCGTGGGGGCGCGGGTCGGATGGACAGCCACCAACCGCCTGCGGGCCGACCTGATGGCGCACCTGCTGTCGCTGGACATGCGCGAGCACAAGGAGCGCACCCCCGGCGAGATGATCGAACGCATCGACGGCGACGTGACCGCCCTGAGCAATTTCTTCTCGCAGTTCGCGGTGCGGGTGTTTGGCGCGGCGCTACTCCTGACCGGTGCGCTGTTCATGTTCTACCGGGTCGACTGGCGCGTGGGCCTGGGGGTCACGGCCTTCACACTGATCACGCTGGTCGCCATGAACGCCGTGCGCAAACTGGGCGTGGAACCCACCCGCCAGGAGCGGGAGGCCAGCGCGAAGCTGTTCGGCTTCGTCGAGGAGCGTCTGTCGGGTCTGGACGACATCCGGGCCCTGGGCACCGGCGGACACCACCTGAACGCCTTCCTGCGCACGCAGCGCGAGTTCTTCACGCGCAGCATCCGTTCGTGGCGGCGGCGCAGCGTGGTCTGGCAGCTGAGCATGATGCTGTTCGCTGCCGGCTACGTGGGCGTGCTGGTGGCCGCCGTGGGCCTGTACGCCGCCGGGCAGATCACGCTGGGCACTGCCTTCCTGATGTACCAGTACATGAGCATGGTCGAGGAACCCATCGACCAGCTGACGCAGCAGCTTCAGGAACTGCAGAAGGCCGGCGCGAGCCTGGGCCGCGTGGGCGAGATCCTGGCCCTCAGGAGCGGCATCGTGGACGGCACGCAGACGCTGCCCGCCGGGCCGCTGGGCATCGACTTCGAGGACGTGAGCTTCACCTACACCCCGGACGACCCGGAGGCGCGCGGCGTGCTGCACGGCGTGTCCTTCCACCTGCCCGCCGGGCAGACGGTCGGCCTGCTGGGCCGCACCGGCAGCGGCAAGACCACCCTGACCCGCCTCGTGTCGCGCCTGTACGACGCGACCGGCGGGCACGTCACGCTGGGTGGCGTGGACGTGCGGGACGTGCCCCTGAAGACGCTGCGGCGGCGCGTGGCGGTCGTCACGCAGGACGTGCAGCTGTTCCAGGCCAGCGTGCGCGACAACCTGAGCTTCTTCGACCCCACCATCCCCGATGACCGGGTCGAGGCCGCCCTGCGCGAGGTCGGGCTGGACACGTGGCTGGCGCGGCTGGAACAGGGCGTCCACACGCCCCTGCCCACCGGCAGCCTGTCGGCCGGCGAGGCGCAGCTGCTGGCCTTCGCCCGCGTCATGCTGCTCGACCCGGCCGTGATCATCCTCGACGAGCCGAGCAGCCGCCTCGATCCTGCCACGGAAGGGCTGCTGACCGCCGCCATGACCCGCCTGCTGGCCGGGCGCACCGCGATCATCATCGCGCACCGGCTGGACACCGTGGCCCGCGCCGACCGGATTCTGGTGCTGGGGGGCGGACTGGTGCTGGAGGACGGCGAGCGCGCGCAGCTGGCCCGCGATCCGCGCAGCCACTACGCCGAACTCCTGCGGGCCGGCGTGCTGGACGACGCCGAGGGGGTGCTGGCGTGA
- a CDS encoding ribonuclease H: MNHAFVDASWHELPDGSGVGGWGLVLITPGALPARFQGQLDSPDNNLAEVRAVLEAVRLAPPGEALTVHTDNEAVIASVGRGRGPELLHEAAREVMDDAQERAVTLRVVYAPRTRRHMLSAHELANGARRGVGGGPPGVQADVLIEHRPGWPEARVSLRRAGERVTALVPLDPTSEVPPSAQALLAAVGLAQPGEALVVRRASRVAQALWRRPERALRVEAQSQLREARQVADQSGVQVEFLAS; this comes from the coding sequence GTGAACCACGCGTTCGTGGATGCGAGCTGGCACGAACTGCCCGACGGCAGCGGCGTGGGCGGCTGGGGGCTGGTACTGATCACGCCGGGCGCGCTGCCGGCCCGCTTTCAGGGCCAGCTCGACTCGCCGGACAACAACCTGGCCGAGGTGCGGGCAGTGCTGGAGGCGGTGCGGCTGGCGCCGCCGGGCGAGGCGCTGACGGTTCACACCGACAACGAGGCCGTGATCGCGTCGGTGGGACGAGGACGGGGGCCGGAGCTGCTGCACGAGGCCGCGCGGGAGGTCATGGACGACGCGCAGGAGCGGGCGGTGACCCTGCGGGTGGTGTACGCGCCGCGAACCCGCCGCCACATGCTCTCGGCGCACGAGCTGGCGAACGGAGCGCGGCGGGGCGTGGGCGGCGGGCCGCCCGGGGTGCAGGCAGACGTGCTGATCGAGCACCGCCCCGGCTGGCCCGAGGCGCGGGTGAGCCTGCGCCGCGCCGGGGAACGGGTCACGGCGCTGGTACCGCTCGATCCCACCTCGGAGGTGCCGCCGAGCGCGCAGGCGCTGCTGGCGGCGGTGGGGCTGGCGCAACCCGGCGAGGCGCTGGTGGTGCGTCGCGCCAGCCGCGTGGCCCAGGCGCTGTGGCGGCGGCCGGAGCGGGCGCTACGGGTGGAGGCCCAGTCCCAGCTGCGCGAGGCGCGGCAGGTGGCCGACCAGAGCGGCGTGCAGGTGGAGTTCCTGGCGTCGTGA
- a CDS encoding VUT family protein, translated as MTTSPARGHPALLIALYALSILLANLTLNRFIPLPVYGLLSVGTIFFAAVFTLRDRIHRAGGLNAVYIAIAVALAVNTVAALLTGTPWRFIGASFLAILVGELADTAVYQRLIQRSWWTRVLASNAVSVPLDSVLFNLLAFAGDMPGGQIAQIIYADIVAKFVIAALFALRVRHTLRAAQP; from the coding sequence ATGACCACCTCGCCCGCCCGGGGCCATCCTGCCCTGCTGATCGCGCTGTACGCGCTGAGCATCCTGCTCGCGAACCTGACCCTGAACCGCTTCATCCCACTGCCGGTGTACGGTCTGCTGAGCGTGGGCACGATCTTCTTCGCGGCCGTGTTCACGCTGCGCGACCGCATCCACCGCGCGGGTGGCCTGAACGCCGTGTATATCGCCATTGCTGTGGCGCTGGCCGTGAATACGGTGGCGGCCCTGCTGACCGGCACCCCGTGGCGCTTCATCGGCGCGAGCTTCCTGGCGATTCTGGTCGGCGAGCTCGCCGACACCGCCGTGTACCAGCGCCTGATCCAGCGCTCGTGGTGGACCCGGGTGCTCGCCAGCAACGCCGTGAGCGTGCCGCTGGACAGCGTGCTCTTTAATCTGCTGGCCTTTGCCGGCGACATGCCCGGTGGCCAGATCGCGCAGATCATCTATGCAGACATCGTCGCCAAGTTCGTGATCGCCGCGCTGTTCGCCCTGCGCGTGCGGCACACCCTGCGCGCCGCCCAGCCGTAG
- a CDS encoding peptidylprolyl isomerase, which produces MKHAALILTALLALTACQKKAADTAATDTTTETAATDTTTPATETPATETPATETPATDTPAATPAVTTAGPIPAGYTLVAPLTDKPVRTFKAEPDYALADGKDYYALIDTSKGQLLADLYEQETPVTVNNFVFLARNHFFDGIRFHRVIDGFMAQTGDPKSVDTATKAEWGTGDPGYKFADEFRTKLTFNSPGILAMANSGPATNGSQFFITFVPTDFLNGKHTIFGKVVTGDDLLPKLTRTMDQNNTDIADAVADQIISVRIVTKN; this is translated from the coding sequence ATGAAACACGCTGCCCTGATCCTCACTGCGCTGCTCGCGCTGACCGCCTGCCAGAAGAAGGCGGCCGACACCGCCGCGACGGACACCACCACCGAGACGGCCGCCACCGACACCACGACGCCGGCCACCGAGACGCCCGCCACAGAAACACCGGCCACCGAGACGCCGGCCACGGACACGCCCGCCGCCACGCCTGCCGTTACCACGGCCGGGCCCATCCCTGCCGGATACACGCTGGTCGCCCCCCTGACGGACAAGCCGGTGCGCACGTTCAAGGCCGAGCCGGACTACGCCCTGGCCGACGGCAAGGACTACTACGCGCTGATCGACACCAGCAAGGGGCAGCTGCTGGCCGACCTGTACGAGCAGGAGACGCCGGTCACGGTGAACAACTTCGTGTTCCTGGCCCGCAACCACTTCTTCGACGGCATCCGGTTCCACCGCGTGATCGACGGCTTCATGGCGCAGACGGGCGATCCCAAGAGCGTGGACACCGCCACCAAGGCCGAGTGGGGCACGGGCGATCCCGGCTACAAGTTCGCCGACGAGTTCCGCACCAAACTGACCTTCAACTCGCCCGGCATCCTGGCCATGGCGAACAGCGGCCCGGCCACGAACGGCTCGCAGTTCTTCATCACCTTCGTGCCGACCGACTTCCTGAACGGCAAGCACACGATCTTCGGCAAGGTCGTGACGGGCGACGATCTGCTGCCCAAGCTGACGCGCACCATGGATCAGAACAACACGGACATCGCGGACGCCGTGGCCGACCAGATCATCAGCGTGCGGATCGTCACGAAGAACTGA
- a CDS encoding arginase: protein MLLSVDWDAFSGTRELVFDAPIWGTRDRPHDRDAAWWTRTLRRGGTAWDALDADYPLYPGWETIAQYAGVPAYVALSHADAWAWLEQYPGHDVLNVDSHHDLASLSGDPRRVRPGNWAGLGLSAGLIRTYTCAYPAWHAHLPVAEGFDLPRTRTELGALLPADVQARTTLRRQPEAQGVWPDAAQVTSLLLVQSPAWTSPAHDDTFMQVVRGVEATPLSEPLGRPRPCTVGHGEVYTQT, encoded by the coding sequence ATGCTGCTCAGCGTCGACTGGGACGCGTTTTCCGGCACGCGGGAACTGGTGTTCGACGCGCCCATCTGGGGCACGCGTGACCGTCCGCACGACCGGGATGCGGCGTGGTGGACACGCACCCTGCGGCGCGGCGGGACGGCGTGGGACGCGCTGGACGCCGACTACCCGCTGTATCCGGGCTGGGAGACCATCGCGCAGTACGCGGGCGTCCCAGCGTATGTCGCCCTGAGCCATGCCGACGCCTGGGCGTGGCTGGAGCAGTATCCCGGCCACGACGTCCTGAACGTCGATTCGCACCACGACCTCGCCAGCCTGAGTGGCGATCCGCGCCGCGTGCGGCCCGGCAACTGGGCGGGGCTGGGCCTGTCGGCCGGGCTGATCCGCACCTATACCTGCGCGTATCCCGCGTGGCACGCGCATCTGCCCGTCGCGGAGGGCTTCGACCTGCCACGAACCCGCACGGAACTCGGAGCGCTGCTGCCGGCCGACGTGCAGGCCCGCACCACCCTGCGTCGCCAGCCGGAGGCGCAGGGCGTGTGGCCGGACGCGGCCCAGGTCACATCCCTGCTGCTCGTGCAGTCCCCCGCGTGGACGAGCCCCGCGCATGACGACACCTTCATGCAGGTGGTGAGGGGGGTGGAGGCCACCCCACTGTCTGAGCCCCTGGGCCGGCCCCGTCCCTGTACCGTGGGTCATGGTGAGGTTTACACTCAGACGTAA